One Candidatus Binataceae bacterium DNA window includes the following coding sequences:
- the hemB gene encoding porphobilinogen synthase gives MAFPVNRPRRLRRTETMRRMMRETRLAPEDFILPLFVCPGRDVMKPVSSMPGVAQMSVDNIVAEARETYAAGVPAVILFGIPEHKDATGTSAWNDDGEVQRAIGEIKERVPGMAVITDVCLCEYTDHGHCGVVENGDVDNDATLELLVRESLSHARAGADIVAPSDMMDGRVGAIRDALDQEGFHNTAIMAYSAKFASAFYGPFREAAESAPQFGDRRSYQMDPPNGDEAIREVMYDIEEGADIVMVKPALPYLDLIWRVKQEFGVPLAAYNVSGEYSMIRAAGINGWLDEKRATMEVLTAIKRAGADLILTYFAKEAARELAGK, from the coding sequence ATGGCATTTCCGGTAAACCGTCCGCGACGTCTTAGAAGAACCGAAACCATGCGCAGGATGATGCGCGAAACGCGCCTCGCGCCCGAGGATTTCATCCTGCCGCTCTTCGTCTGTCCCGGCCGCGACGTGATGAAGCCTGTCTCCTCGATGCCCGGCGTCGCGCAGATGTCCGTCGATAACATCGTCGCCGAGGCGCGCGAGACTTACGCAGCCGGCGTGCCTGCCGTGATCCTGTTCGGTATCCCGGAGCATAAGGACGCGACCGGAACGTCGGCGTGGAACGACGATGGCGAAGTCCAGCGCGCGATCGGCGAGATCAAGGAGCGCGTTCCAGGGATGGCGGTGATCACGGACGTGTGTCTGTGCGAATACACCGATCACGGTCACTGCGGCGTCGTCGAAAACGGCGATGTCGACAACGATGCGACGCTGGAACTCCTTGTGCGCGAGTCGCTTTCTCATGCGCGCGCAGGCGCCGATATCGTTGCGCCTTCCGACATGATGGACGGGCGGGTCGGCGCGATCCGCGACGCGCTCGACCAGGAGGGCTTCCACAACACCGCGATCATGGCGTACTCGGCGAAGTTCGCGTCCGCCTTCTACGGTCCGTTTCGCGAGGCTGCGGAATCGGCGCCGCAATTCGGCGATCGCCGCTCATACCAGATGGATCCTCCTAACGGCGACGAGGCGATCCGCGAGGTCATGTACGATATCGAGGAAGGCGCCGATATCGTGATGGTCAAGCCCGCGCTGCCGTATCTCGATCTGATCTGGCGGGTGAAGCAGGAATTCGGCGTGCCGCTCGCGGCCTACAACGTGTCGGGCGAGTACTCGATGATCCGAGCCGCGGGAATCAACGGCTGGCTCGACGAAAAGCGCGCCACGATGGAAGTGCTGACAGCAATCAAGCGCGCGGGCGCGGATTTGATCCTCACGTATTTCGCGAAGGAAGCTGCGCGCGAGCTCGCAGGCAAATGA
- a CDS encoding universal stress protein produces the protein MIKKILVGIDTSEHSGVAQNYAFALARKFAATLIGLHVVDIVSIEGSFFHDISGSLGLEPYLDFSSKMREVLTSRGRTLLDQFDEAAKREDITAETVLDMGIVANQICERARSADLVLIGHRGINERFSTGLLGSTAESVARKCPRPLFISPNVYREIRKPVLAYDGSERASRAMRFAAEFANGLDVPLTVITVARDLKLGERTLDEARTYFESYTPKAEFKLLQGHANEEIIRFLKEHEADLLFIGAYGHSRIIEMVLGSTTEYVLRNAPCPVFLSR, from the coding sequence TTGATCAAGAAAATCCTCGTCGGCATCGATACCTCCGAGCATTCCGGCGTCGCGCAGAACTACGCCTTTGCTTTGGCGCGGAAGTTCGCTGCGACTTTGATCGGCCTGCATGTGGTCGATATCGTTTCGATCGAAGGATCCTTCTTTCATGATATATCAGGTTCGCTCGGATTGGAGCCATATCTCGACTTCTCGTCGAAGATGCGCGAGGTGCTGACGAGCCGCGGCCGCACCCTGCTCGACCAGTTCGACGAGGCGGCCAAGCGCGAGGATATCACCGCCGAAACCGTGCTCGACATGGGCATCGTTGCCAACCAGATTTGCGAGCGCGCCCGCAGCGCCGACCTGGTTCTGATCGGCCATCGCGGAATCAACGAGCGCTTTTCTACGGGCCTCCTCGGATCGACGGCCGAGAGCGTCGCGCGCAAATGCCCGCGCCCGCTCTTCATCTCGCCCAATGTCTATCGCGAAATCCGCAAGCCGGTCCTCGCCTACGACGGCAGCGAGCGAGCCTCACGTGCGATGCGTTTCGCGGCGGAGTTCGCCAACGGCCTCGATGTGCCGCTGACCGTGATCACGGTGGCGCGCGACCTCAAGCTGGGCGAGCGCACGCTCGACGAGGCGCGCACCTACTTCGAATCCTACACGCCCAAAGCGGAGTTCAAACTGCTTCAGGGCCATGCGAACGAAGAGATCATCCGCTTCCTCAAGGAGCACGAGGCCGACCTGCTATTCATCGGCGCCTACGGCCACAGCAGAATCATCGAGATGGTGCTCGGCTCGACAACAGAATACGTCCTCCGCAACGCGCCCTGCCCCGTGTTCCTGTCGCGTTAG
- a CDS encoding CoA transferase, which translates to MDQRPRMLEGFRVLDFTHYVAGPTCSRILGEMGAEVIKVERSPEGDHVRLMGLVRDGMSSYYFQHNHSKKSLGLNLQDPRARELILKMIPKIDVVVENFAPGVIAQMGFGYEALRKINPRIVMCSVSVAGQDGPLSYKPGYDYLGAALSGVLEQIGEPDRSPTVPAMAIGDVSTGVAAAMAVGFALLNRERSGEGQYIDATLLDTYFHMHELSVPVVSLRPGKWVPKRGGSLHPTGCPCGVYRAPDGDMFLIVQQHEMPRLWRAMKRPDLADDPRFKTNRDRLKNGQEFKRVFEEWLASMGTRAAALAALDAERVPCAPVLKVEDAMQEPHLRERKTVRRVKNAQIGEFDIPGMPVKFSTWPTRTDLKASRVGEDNAAILKEVLGMSDAEIDKLRIDNVLIEAPAPAAKPA; encoded by the coding sequence ATGGATCAGCGTCCACGCATGCTCGAAGGCTTCCGCGTTCTCGATTTCACGCACTATGTTGCCGGCCCCACCTGCTCGCGAATCCTGGGCGAGATGGGCGCCGAGGTGATCAAGGTCGAGCGCAGTCCCGAGGGCGACCATGTGCGCCTGATGGGCCTCGTGCGCGACGGCATGAGCTCCTACTACTTCCAGCATAACCATTCGAAGAAGAGCCTCGGCCTGAATCTGCAGGACCCGCGCGCCCGCGAGCTGATCCTCAAGATGATCCCGAAGATCGACGTCGTGGTGGAAAACTTCGCGCCCGGCGTGATCGCGCAGATGGGCTTCGGCTACGAGGCGCTGCGCAAGATCAACCCGCGAATCGTGATGTGCTCGGTGTCGGTTGCGGGACAGGACGGTCCACTCAGCTACAAGCCCGGCTACGACTATCTCGGCGCGGCGCTCTCTGGAGTGCTCGAGCAGATTGGCGAGCCTGATCGCTCGCCGACCGTTCCTGCGATGGCGATCGGCGACGTCTCGACGGGAGTTGCGGCCGCCATGGCGGTCGGCTTCGCGCTGCTCAATCGCGAACGCAGCGGCGAAGGCCAGTACATCGATGCGACCCTGCTCGACACTTACTTCCATATGCATGAGCTATCGGTGCCGGTGGTTTCGTTGCGCCCCGGTAAGTGGGTGCCGAAGCGCGGAGGTTCGTTGCATCCGACGGGATGCCCCTGCGGCGTTTATCGCGCGCCTGACGGCGACATGTTCCTCATCGTGCAGCAGCATGAGATGCCGCGGCTGTGGCGCGCGATGAAACGGCCCGACCTGGCCGACGATCCGCGCTTCAAGACCAATCGCGATCGCTTGAAGAATGGCCAGGAGTTCAAGCGCGTGTTCGAGGAATGGCTGGCCTCGATGGGCACGCGCGCGGCCGCGCTCGCCGCGCTCGACGCCGAGCGCGTCCCATGCGCGCCCGTGCTCAAGGTCGAGGATGCAATGCAGGAGCCGCATCTGCGAGAGCGTAAGACCGTGCGGCGCGTCAAGAATGCGCAGATCGGCGAGTTCGACATTCCTGGGATGCCGGTGAAGTTCTCGACTTGGCCGACCCGAACCGATTTGAAAGCCTCACGCGTCGGCGAAGACAATGCCGCAATCCTGAAGGAAGTGCTCGGCATGTCGGACGCGGAAATCGACAAGCTCCGCATTGACAACGTGTTGATCGAGGCCCCGGCGCCCGCCGCGAAGCCCGCCTGA
- a CDS encoding AAA family ATPase, whose product MPQSGTVALLFTHIVESGDYELSDDEARDNLYQIHHKLMTGAIDAGGGQELQWLGDGVLASFSSTADAVRSAINMQQSARRMDRSRRVELQIGVHLGEVLRRQEGYFGTPLVVARRLCDLADSGQIVCSAMVADVLSSRQMFRFESLGDIKLKGIEQPMGVCEVLYERNDPGAMINQTPFVGRAQQLARLTAKLDEAVRGTGSIAMVRGEPGIGKSRMLEEFSDQARASGAIVLRGASYDGEWQAPYGPFAEAILAYSQTVPASDLAAALGSRAGIVARIAPRVRELLGDLPEPVVLDKDEERVRLFDAVSQVLIAISKTSPLVLILDDLHWADRGTVALLNHVSRFTESNPIFLIGAYRDAEVGRAHPLSPALAAFSRAANFEAITLSGLQREELASLLKIIGDDDAPTDLIEAFNHATEGNPLFFRELLLHLFEEGKILQQGSGWNARLKVEELGIPEGVRQVIGRRLLRLSEDANRLLSVASAFNGSFDIDVAASVAGLSESAALNAIDEALDSQLLRPGAGADAFDFTHALIRHTLYSELNPARRTRMHRRIAEQMERAWSEGTSAHAAELAYQFWRGASPSHPARGAEYAIAAADNAEAAYAHDEVGAFLGIALELLNANDPRRAGLLGRRASALAWTLNPDEALELAREAGQLVGREGPEAAAAYYEQTARTLLSAGCTRAAWEMAAEGLKHHSDTRDFRWASLTEIDTFRKEAADPENPGIRIDSIENRELYTVLKSLPREQLDSRNFEIPFESRDEVISDTSQPPRALLMLAGDFRRSLPMQQLEAAEDEQRGAIARATRGWSDVARCHFALGNFNEGRAALDRAVKLSARMTTPSSVGLLSLVAAEGEMHYATDDGWEQMLANSAAVSFIQGPGAESKWASAMINAYASYLLAQLGQTEMALERVAMLPAALERGAPWDRTYTSMACVAVATMWMLNSNAHAEMFERNIRLKVLAPDFRAPVSDGRLSLARLCALQGRYDDAAVWFAQARRVLDEQGARPLRAITDFDESLMCIRAETPGKALALLDNALEQFRRLGMTGWLRRGEQLQLQLRAAPPPLASDPETDSPPRHKQIYH is encoded by the coding sequence ATGCCCCAGTCTGGCACAGTCGCTCTCTTGTTCACGCATATCGTCGAATCCGGCGATTATGAGCTGAGCGACGACGAAGCGCGCGACAACCTTTATCAGATTCATCACAAACTGATGACCGGAGCGATCGATGCCGGCGGCGGCCAGGAGCTGCAATGGCTCGGCGACGGCGTGCTCGCATCGTTTTCCTCGACCGCGGATGCGGTGCGCAGCGCGATCAACATGCAGCAGTCGGCACGGCGCATGGATCGCAGCCGCAGGGTTGAGCTTCAGATCGGGGTGCACCTCGGCGAAGTGCTGCGCCGCCAGGAGGGCTACTTCGGAACTCCGCTGGTAGTAGCGCGCAGGCTGTGCGATCTCGCCGACAGCGGACAGATCGTATGCAGCGCGATGGTCGCGGACGTCCTGTCCTCGCGGCAGATGTTCCGCTTCGAGAGCCTGGGCGACATCAAGCTCAAGGGTATCGAGCAGCCGATGGGCGTTTGCGAAGTGCTGTACGAACGCAACGACCCGGGCGCAATGATTAACCAGACGCCGTTTGTCGGGCGCGCGCAGCAGCTCGCACGCCTGACCGCGAAACTTGACGAGGCCGTCCGCGGTACGGGCTCGATCGCGATGGTTCGCGGTGAGCCCGGAATCGGCAAAAGCCGGATGCTCGAGGAATTCAGCGACCAGGCGCGCGCCAGCGGCGCAATAGTTCTCCGCGGCGCGAGCTATGATGGCGAATGGCAGGCGCCTTACGGACCTTTCGCCGAAGCGATTCTGGCGTATTCGCAGACCGTGCCTGCGAGCGATCTCGCTGCGGCGCTCGGCTCGCGCGCCGGGATCGTCGCGCGCATCGCACCGCGCGTGCGCGAACTGCTCGGCGATCTTCCGGAGCCTGTTGTGCTCGATAAAGATGAAGAGCGTGTGCGGCTCTTCGACGCCGTCAGTCAAGTCCTCATCGCGATTTCGAAAACCAGTCCGCTCGTCCTGATCCTTGACGATTTGCATTGGGCGGATCGCGGCACGGTGGCGCTGCTCAATCATGTTTCGCGCTTTACCGAAAGCAATCCGATTTTCCTGATTGGCGCATACCGTGATGCCGAGGTCGGTCGGGCTCATCCGCTCTCTCCTGCGCTGGCCGCCTTCAGCCGCGCCGCCAATTTCGAAGCGATCACGTTAAGCGGCCTTCAGCGCGAAGAGCTGGCGAGCCTCTTGAAAATTATCGGCGACGACGACGCGCCCACGGACCTGATCGAGGCCTTCAATCACGCGACCGAAGGTAATCCGCTGTTCTTCCGCGAGCTGCTGCTGCATCTGTTCGAAGAAGGAAAAATTCTCCAGCAGGGTTCAGGATGGAACGCGCGCCTCAAAGTCGAGGAGCTCGGCATCCCCGAAGGAGTCCGCCAGGTAATCGGAAGACGGCTGCTGCGACTATCCGAGGACGCTAACCGATTGTTGAGCGTGGCATCGGCCTTCAACGGATCGTTCGACATCGATGTAGCCGCGTCAGTTGCGGGATTGAGCGAGAGCGCAGCGCTCAACGCGATCGATGAAGCGCTGGACTCGCAGTTGCTGCGCCCAGGCGCGGGCGCCGATGCGTTCGACTTCACTCACGCGCTAATCCGCCACACCCTTTACTCGGAATTGAACCCCGCGCGGCGCACCCGGATGCATCGCCGGATTGCCGAACAAATGGAGCGTGCCTGGAGCGAAGGAACTTCGGCTCACGCCGCCGAGCTCGCTTACCAGTTCTGGCGCGGCGCGTCGCCGTCGCATCCGGCGCGCGGAGCCGAATATGCGATCGCCGCGGCCGACAATGCGGAAGCGGCCTACGCTCATGACGAAGTCGGCGCCTTCCTCGGAATTGCGCTGGAATTGCTCAATGCCAACGATCCTCGGCGGGCAGGCTTGCTCGGTCGGCGAGCAAGCGCGCTCGCGTGGACCTTGAACCCTGACGAGGCGCTGGAGCTCGCGCGCGAGGCGGGCCAACTCGTTGGTCGCGAAGGACCTGAAGCGGCGGCGGCGTATTATGAGCAAACCGCTCGCACGCTGCTCAGCGCTGGATGCACGCGGGCGGCGTGGGAAATGGCGGCCGAAGGACTGAAGCATCACAGCGATACTCGCGATTTCAGGTGGGCGAGCCTCACTGAAATCGATACGTTCCGCAAAGAGGCGGCCGATCCCGAGAACCCCGGAATCCGTATCGATTCGATCGAAAACCGTGAGCTTTACACCGTCCTGAAAAGTCTGCCGCGCGAGCAACTCGATTCTCGCAACTTCGAGATTCCCTTCGAATCGCGTGACGAAGTTATTAGCGACACGTCGCAGCCGCCCCGAGCGCTCCTGATGCTGGCCGGAGATTTCCGGCGCAGCCTGCCGATGCAACAGCTAGAAGCGGCCGAAGATGAGCAGCGCGGCGCGATCGCGCGGGCTACGCGAGGTTGGAGCGATGTCGCGCGATGCCATTTCGCGCTCGGCAACTTCAACGAGGGCCGCGCCGCGCTCGATCGCGCCGTGAAGCTGTCCGCGCGGATGACAACTCCGAGCAGCGTCGGGCTGCTCAGCCTCGTTGCGGCCGAGGGCGAGATGCATTACGCGACCGACGACGGCTGGGAGCAGATGCTGGCGAATTCCGCCGCTGTTTCATTCATCCAGGGACCAGGCGCAGAGAGCAAATGGGCCTCGGCGATGATCAATGCATATGCGTCCTACCTGCTGGCGCAGCTGGGGCAGACTGAGATGGCGCTCGAGCGGGTGGCGATGCTGCCCGCGGCGCTGGAGCGTGGCGCGCCGTGGGATCGGACCTACACCTCGATGGCGTGCGTCGCGGTCGCCACGATGTGGATGCTGAATTCGAACGCGCACGCGGAAATGTTCGAGCGCAACATCCGCCTAAAGGTGCTGGCGCCTGACTTTCGCGCGCCTGTCAGCGACGGCCGTTTATCGCTGGCGCGTCTCTGTGCGCTCCAGGGTCGATATGACGATGCTGCCGTGTGGTTTGCCCAGGCGCGCCGGGTCCTCGACGAGCAGGGAGCGCGGCCGCTGCGTGCAATAACCGATTTCGACGAATCGCTGATGTGCATCCGCGCCGAGACGCCCGGCAAAGCGCTCGCATTGCTCGACAACGCCTTGGAGCAGTTCCGTCGCCTCGGCATGACCGGCTGGCTAAGGCGGGGTGAACAACTGCAATTGCAATTGCGCGCCGCCCCGCCCCCGCTCGCATCCGATCCGGAAACAGATTCACCACCAAGGCACAAACAGATTTACCACTAA
- the sppA gene encoding signal peptide peptidase SppA encodes MLRKLFRWILRTAITLGVLVAIVAISEYLAHRIQSGSVLVVTLDGPIVERGEGGVLGLFSSNETPLNYVRNAINQAAKDPKIVGLAIKVIDPEMELAQGQELADLIRKFQNHGKWTEAYIETAGEGEPGNSPYIVAAATGSVSLMPEGEINLIGVGMRELFARGTLDWLGITPNFAALGKYKSAANMFTEKAYTAPQKEEDEALVGSLYDQIVSAASSERKINPDTIKALIDQAPLQGAAALKAHIVDRLEYEDQFDDRIKKRDGADHKLVDYQDYGRSSLFSNFGSGDKIAVIYGDGEITRGSEGVDPFSLPGQDTIVSSDMVEAFKDALEDDSVVAVVFRINSPGGSVIAGELIRREVEVTAKEKPVVISMSGLAASGGYWVSTPAAKIIAEPGTITGSIGVLGGKFNISPAASKIFLNSDSVVRGANFEMFDEFTDFTPAQAKMFQDQYLGDTYQYFLKLVAASRGMNVEQVDQIAQGRVWTGEQALKLKLVDSLGGLDEAIAAAKTLARIPTDQVMPIEELPAPPGILQAIASKRIQATTRIPAVGAIRPLLQFISEAIRTRGSFVAAYCPIVPIL; translated from the coding sequence ATGCTGCGAAAGCTGTTCCGATGGATCCTGCGCACGGCGATCACCCTTGGCGTGCTGGTCGCGATCGTCGCGATCTCCGAATACCTGGCGCATCGCATCCAATCGGGATCGGTGCTGGTCGTCACGCTCGACGGGCCAATCGTCGAGCGCGGGGAAGGCGGAGTGCTCGGACTGTTCAGCTCGAATGAGACGCCGCTTAACTACGTGCGTAACGCGATCAACCAGGCGGCCAAGGATCCCAAAATCGTCGGACTCGCGATCAAAGTTATCGATCCCGAGATGGAGCTGGCGCAGGGCCAGGAGCTCGCCGACCTGATTCGGAAGTTTCAGAATCACGGCAAATGGACCGAGGCCTACATCGAAACCGCGGGCGAGGGCGAGCCGGGCAATTCGCCGTATATCGTCGCCGCGGCGACGGGCAGCGTCTCGCTGATGCCGGAGGGCGAGATCAATCTCATCGGCGTCGGGATGCGCGAGCTGTTCGCGCGCGGCACGCTCGATTGGCTGGGGATCACCCCAAACTTCGCCGCGCTCGGCAAGTACAAGTCCGCCGCGAACATGTTCACCGAGAAAGCCTATACCGCCCCACAGAAGGAGGAGGATGAGGCGCTGGTCGGCAGCCTCTACGATCAGATCGTCAGCGCTGCGAGCTCGGAGCGCAAGATCAATCCCGACACTATAAAGGCACTGATCGATCAAGCTCCGCTGCAGGGAGCCGCGGCGCTGAAAGCGCACATCGTCGATCGCCTCGAATACGAAGATCAATTCGACGATCGCATCAAGAAACGTGATGGCGCCGATCACAAGCTCGTCGATTACCAGGACTATGGGCGCAGCAGCCTGTTCAGCAATTTCGGATCGGGCGACAAGATCGCGGTCATCTATGGCGACGGCGAAATCACCCGCGGCAGCGAGGGCGTCGATCCCTTCTCGCTGCCGGGGCAGGACACGATCGTTTCGTCTGACATGGTCGAGGCGTTCAAAGACGCGCTCGAGGACGATTCGGTGGTCGCGGTCGTGTTCCGCATAAATTCTCCGGGCGGCTCGGTGATCGCTGGCGAGCTGATCAGGCGCGAAGTCGAGGTCACTGCGAAGGAGAAGCCCGTCGTCATCAGCATGTCGGGACTCGCCGCTTCAGGCGGATACTGGGTCTCGACGCCGGCGGCCAAGATCATTGCGGAGCCCGGCACTATCACGGGATCGATCGGAGTGCTGGGCGGCAAGTTCAACATTTCGCCGGCGGCGTCAAAAATCTTTCTCAACAGCGATTCGGTGGTGCGCGGCGCAAACTTCGAGATGTTCGACGAGTTCACCGACTTCACCCCCGCGCAGGCCAAGATGTTCCAGGACCAGTACCTGGGAGACACATATCAATACTTTCTGAAGCTCGTCGCGGCGTCACGCGGGATGAATGTCGAACAAGTCGATCAAATCGCGCAAGGCCGCGTATGGACGGGCGAGCAGGCGCTCAAGCTCAAGCTCGTCGACTCGCTCGGAGGTCTTGACGAAGCGATCGCGGCTGCAAAAACGCTCGCGCGAATCCCGACTGACCAAGTGATGCCGATCGAAGAGCTGCCGGCGCCGCCCGGAATCTTGCAGGCGATCGCGAGCAAGCGCATCCAGGCAACGACGCGGATTCCCGCGGTGGGCGCGATTCGTCCCCTGCTGCAGTTCATCAGCGAAGCGATTCGCACCAGGGGCTCGTTCGTCGCGGCTTATTGTCCGATCGTGCCGATCCTCTGA
- a CDS encoding transcriptional repressor yields the protein MARILESTSGNRSSQAQSRQSAEERMLMFHARLKERGLKSTGQRDDIARVFFEMGRHISAEELYAEVKKINPHVGYATIYRTLRLLKECALLYERHFDEGQARYEAVGERHHDHFICERCGKIIEFENDDIERMQEIIARELKATLTRHKMELYGICAECKADQRA from the coding sequence ATGGCGCGAATTTTAGAATCGACATCGGGTAATCGCTCCTCCCAGGCGCAATCGCGGCAAAGCGCCGAAGAGCGGATGTTGATGTTTCATGCGCGGCTCAAGGAGCGCGGCCTCAAATCCACGGGCCAGCGCGACGATATCGCGCGCGTCTTCTTCGAGATGGGCCGCCATATCAGCGCCGAAGAGCTCTACGCCGAAGTCAAGAAGATCAACCCGCACGTCGGCTATGCGACGATCTACCGCACGCTCCGTCTGTTGAAGGAATGCGCGCTCCTTTACGAGCGGCACTTCGACGAAGGTCAGGCGCGCTACGAGGCGGTCGGCGAGCGCCATCACGATCACTTCATCTGCGAACGCTGCGGCAAGATCATCGAGTTTGAAAACGACGATATCGAGCGGATGCAGGAAATCATCGCCCGCGAGCTGAAGGCCACGCTCACGCGGCACAAGATGGAACTCTACGGCATCTGCGCCGAGTGCAAAGCCGACCAGCGCGCCTGA
- a CDS encoding MFS transporter yields MSQPSSFAPPALSRAQAERLLHEEPFGSRHVRIVVLAFAAWIFDFYDLLLYSFLLVPVARELHLTPAESSLALGTSLLMTALGGIVFGFLGDRFGRRPTIAATVAIYGIGTALCAASHSLGQLIIYRSITGLGIGGGWAPGQSLVAESVPADRRARYAAYVQTGAPLGGLLAAAAAGFLAPHIGWRATFLVSAAPAAVVLAAVLMWLPESDVWLRSARSPAPRGQAAALLEYRRILTMLFVVVLLNSEAYWFTYTWMPGYLQMQRGLSTASASKLMIAMQLGAVIGYASFGGFADRIGRRPTFSTYGIAMALGLLPPTLFFTSVVGTPGLLVSAMVLAGFGTGLWSGMAPMISEMLPTRIRNTALGLLLNVTRGFQFFTPLAITFLGARVGFGATLSLGAIFSAIAAALVWILPETRGRTITDLD; encoded by the coding sequence ATGAGCCAACCGTCATCATTTGCGCCGCCCGCACTATCCCGAGCGCAAGCCGAGAGGTTGCTGCACGAAGAGCCGTTCGGCTCGCGCCACGTTCGTATCGTCGTGCTCGCATTTGCGGCGTGGATTTTCGACTTCTACGACTTGCTCCTCTACTCGTTCCTTCTCGTGCCCGTCGCGCGCGAGCTTCATCTGACGCCCGCCGAGTCTTCGCTCGCGCTCGGCACGTCGCTTTTGATGACGGCGCTCGGCGGTATCGTCTTCGGCTTCCTCGGTGATCGCTTCGGGCGCCGGCCGACGATCGCGGCGACGGTCGCGATTTACGGAATCGGCACGGCGTTGTGCGCGGCGAGTCATTCGCTCGGACAACTCATCATATATCGATCGATCACCGGACTCGGGATTGGCGGCGGATGGGCACCCGGCCAGAGCCTCGTTGCGGAAAGCGTACCTGCCGATCGGCGTGCGCGCTACGCGGCCTACGTGCAGACCGGCGCGCCGCTGGGCGGATTGCTCGCGGCCGCGGCCGCTGGATTCCTGGCGCCTCACATCGGATGGCGCGCGACGTTCCTCGTCTCGGCCGCTCCTGCAGCCGTCGTGCTCGCCGCCGTCCTGATGTGGCTGCCGGAGAGCGACGTATGGCTGCGCAGCGCGCGCTCGCCGGCTCCTCGTGGCCAGGCCGCCGCGCTGCTCGAGTATCGGCGCATCCTGACGATGCTGTTCGTGGTCGTCCTGCTCAACTCGGAAGCATACTGGTTCACTTACACGTGGATGCCCGGCTATCTGCAAATGCAGCGCGGGCTGAGCACCGCGAGCGCGAGCAAGTTGATGATCGCGATGCAGCTCGGCGCGGTGATTGGTTACGCGAGCTTCGGCGGCTTCGCCGATCGGATCGGCAGGCGGCCCACGTTTTCGACCTACGGCATCGCGATGGCGCTCGGACTCCTGCCGCCGACGTTGTTCTTCACGAGCGTCGTCGGCACGCCTGGGCTACTGGTATCGGCGATGGTTCTCGCGGGATTTGGCACGGGGCTGTGGTCGGGGATGGCGCCGATGATCTCGGAGATGCTGCCAACGCGGATCCGCAACACGGCGCTCGGACTCCTGCTCAACGTGACGCGCGGATTCCAGTTCTTTACGCCGCTCGCGATCACGTTCCTCGGCGCGCGGGTTGGATTTGGCGCGACGCTGTCGCTCGGCGCGATCTTCTCGGCAATCGCTGCCGCGCTCGTCTGGATACTTCCCGAAACCCGCGGCCGCACAATCACCGATCTCGATTGA
- a CDS encoding DUF6306 domain-containing protein: MRRLGGHPSTRTGDFVEKVRAISDFRGKLELLNRGQRWVIRKIEEQLDSLSDPELRAFLVVMAKGHHVNIGALEEALKEGVA; encoded by the coding sequence GTGCGCCGCCTCGGCGGGCATCCGTCGACCAGGACGGGAGACTTCGTCGAGAAGGTCCGCGCGATAAGCGATTTTCGCGGCAAGCTCGAGCTGCTCAACCGCGGGCAGCGATGGGTAATACGCAAGATCGAGGAGCAGCTCGACTCGCTCAGCGATCCCGAGCTGCGCGCATTCCTGGTCGTGATGGCGAAGGGGCATCACGTCAATATCGGCGCGCTTGAAGAAGCGCTCAAAGAAGGAGTCGCCTAG